Proteins co-encoded in one Marinobacter qingdaonensis genomic window:
- a CDS encoding copper resistance system multicopper oxidase, with the protein MKLRLIAGFLSLMVPAMVSAVEYNLTVDRVEIDTGDFVKEGIGYNGKSPGPVLRFKEGEKVTINVTNNLDEMTSIHWHGLILPFQQDGVPGISFPGIKPGETFTYEFPVVQAGTYWFHSHSGFQEPDGAFGAIVIEPEGREPFRYDREYVVQLTDKHPHSGDRIMRNLKMMPDYYNREQQTVGEFFEDAKQRGLMNTIKDRMAWGDMRMMKADVEDVQGFTGMINGKGPDQNWTGLFEPGERIRLRFINSSAMTYFDVRIPGLNMTVVQADGNNVQPVNVDEFRIGVAETYDVIVRPRDAQAYTIFAESMGRSGYARATLAPEEGMEAPVPTMREPARLTMADMGGMHGMDHGSMDHGAMGEMDHGNMTGMDHSAMSGMDHGSMEGMDHSSMQGMDHSAHGGMASGSQEANDPFYAPGSGIMPEAANGGKFLSYSDLKAQKPLYEDREPTREIELRLTGNMERYTWSINGVKYEDADPIVLQYGERVRFKFVNETMMTHPMHMHGMWSILDVGADGWNPVKHTVSVQPGTTVYMETEVDAPGQWAFHCHLSYHAAAGMFRKIVVEGGPESTQANTEEVTSEGGDV; encoded by the coding sequence ATGAAACTACGCCTGATTGCCGGATTCCTGAGTCTGATGGTTCCGGCCATGGTTTCAGCTGTTGAATACAACCTGACTGTGGATCGGGTTGAAATCGATACCGGCGATTTCGTTAAGGAAGGCATTGGCTACAACGGCAAATCCCCAGGGCCAGTGCTGCGCTTCAAGGAAGGCGAGAAGGTCACGATCAACGTGACTAACAACCTGGATGAGATGACCTCTATCCATTGGCACGGACTGATCCTGCCGTTCCAGCAGGACGGCGTGCCGGGCATCAGTTTTCCGGGTATCAAACCCGGTGAAACCTTCACGTACGAGTTCCCGGTGGTGCAAGCCGGGACCTACTGGTTCCATAGCCATTCGGGATTCCAGGAGCCGGATGGTGCCTTTGGGGCCATCGTGATTGAACCCGAAGGTCGTGAGCCGTTCCGCTACGACCGGGAATACGTGGTGCAGCTGACCGACAAGCATCCCCATTCCGGTGATCGCATCATGCGCAACCTCAAGATGATGCCGGACTACTACAACCGTGAGCAGCAGACGGTTGGCGAATTCTTTGAAGATGCCAAGCAGCGCGGCTTGATGAACACCATCAAGGACCGCATGGCCTGGGGAGACATGCGCATGATGAAAGCGGATGTCGAAGATGTTCAAGGCTTTACCGGCATGATCAACGGCAAGGGGCCGGATCAGAACTGGACCGGCCTGTTTGAGCCTGGTGAGCGAATCCGGTTGAGGTTCATCAATTCCTCGGCGATGACCTATTTTGACGTCCGCATTCCGGGGCTGAACATGACTGTGGTACAGGCCGACGGGAATAACGTTCAGCCGGTTAACGTGGATGAGTTCCGCATTGGGGTCGCAGAGACCTACGACGTGATTGTTCGGCCCCGGGACGCCCAGGCTTACACCATCTTTGCCGAGTCCATGGGACGCTCAGGCTATGCTCGAGCCACCCTGGCGCCAGAAGAGGGTATGGAAGCACCGGTTCCCACCATGCGTGAACCGGCGCGGTTGACCATGGCAGACATGGGCGGAATGCACGGTATGGACCACGGCAGCATGGATCACGGCGCTATGGGCGAAATGGACCATGGCAACATGACCGGGATGGATCATAGCGCGATGTCGGGCATGGACCATGGCTCAATGGAAGGCATGGATCATAGCTCGATGCAGGGCATGGATCACTCGGCCCACGGCGGCATGGCTTCTGGTTCCCAGGAGGCCAACGACCCCTTCTACGCGCCCGGCAGCGGCATCATGCCTGAGGCTGCGAACGGCGGTAAATTCTTGTCCTATTCCGACCTCAAGGCCCAGAAACCCCTTTATGAGGATCGCGAGCCGACCCGCGAAATCGAGCTGCGACTGACTGGCAATATGGAGCGCTACACCTGGAGCATCAATGGGGTCAAATACGAGGACGCCGATCCAATTGTGCTGCAATACGGCGAACGCGTCCGGTTCAAGTTCGTCAACGAGACCATGATGACCCACCCGATGCACATGCACGGCATGTGGTCGATCCTGGATGTTGGTGCGGATGGCTGGAACCCAGTCAAGCACACGGTCAGCGTGCAGCCGGGCACGACGGTTTACATGGAAACCGAGGTGGATGCACCGGGTCAGTGGGCGTTCCACTGCCACCTGTCGTACCACGCGGCTGCAGGCATGTTCCGCAAGATTGTGGTCGAGGGCGGCCCCGAGTCCACTCAGGCCAACACTGAGGAAGTGACGAGCGAAGGAGGTGACGTATGA
- a CDS encoding AraC family transcriptional regulator: MEADRQRIKPEFEWVEQRGDESIRYLDHGYPSPLVRWHYHEEYELHLITETSGKVFVGDYIGNFSPNSLILVGPNLPHNWISHIEKGERVALRDRVINFSHDLVRACESVFPETRALAPFWKRAEYGIEFLDAAAIPEAVSLFEDVAESTGFRRLTRFWALIELLASMGDYRVLSSSTYLPITDEKILNRLNQALDLIFEHYHTGISLEEVAAHVKVSPAYFSKFFKRATGHRFIEFINSLRVNKACEHLAHTDEPITEICFRVGFNNIANFNRRFYDVKKMTPSEYRKTSLDSLYKG; the protein is encoded by the coding sequence ATGGAAGCGGACAGACAACGCATCAAACCCGAATTCGAATGGGTTGAGCAGCGCGGCGATGAGTCCATCCGGTACCTGGACCATGGCTACCCGAGCCCGCTGGTGCGGTGGCACTACCACGAGGAGTACGAGCTGCATTTGATCACCGAGACCTCGGGCAAGGTCTTTGTCGGCGACTACATCGGCAATTTCTCACCCAACAGCCTGATTCTCGTTGGTCCCAATCTGCCCCACAACTGGATCAGCCACATCGAGAAAGGCGAGCGGGTGGCGCTCCGTGACCGGGTGATCAACTTCTCCCACGATCTGGTTCGCGCCTGCGAGTCGGTGTTTCCGGAAACCCGGGCGCTGGCGCCGTTCTGGAAGCGCGCCGAGTACGGCATCGAGTTTCTCGACGCCGCTGCCATCCCGGAGGCTGTGAGCCTGTTTGAGGACGTGGCGGAATCCACCGGGTTCCGGCGCCTGACCCGATTCTGGGCGCTGATCGAACTGCTGGCGTCCATGGGCGATTATCGGGTGCTGTCCTCATCCACCTATCTGCCGATTACCGATGAGAAGATCCTCAACCGCCTGAACCAGGCCCTGGATCTGATTTTTGAGCATTACCACACCGGGATCTCCCTGGAAGAGGTGGCTGCTCATGTAAAGGTCAGCCCGGCCTACTTTTCCAAGTTCTTCAAGCGAGCCACCGGGCATCGGTTTATCGAGTTCATCAACAGTCTCCGGGTCAACAAGGCCTGTGAGCACCTGGCTCACACCGATGAGCCGATCACCGAAATCTGCTTTCGGGTCGGGTTCAACAACATCGCCAACTTCAACCGGCGGTTTTACGACGTGAAGAAAATGACCCCGTCTGAATACCGAAAGACCTCCCTGGACAGTCTGTACAAAGGCTGA
- a CDS encoding MFS transporter — protein MSEAQRRDTSTEHGSFGTYNHLINPVLIAGCIIILVSFAIRASFGLFQLPIALEFAWPRESFSLAIAIQNLFWGIGQPIFGAFAERFGDRRAILTGGAVYVVGLVLSAFAITPGQHQFLEMLVGFGIAGTGFGVILAVVGRAASDKHRSMALGIATAAGSAGQIVGPPVAQALLSQMPWQSVFIVFAGFVVLSMFALVLMRAPERPQSTPSDEPMGVVFKRAMKDPTFWFIFIGFFSCGYQLAFITAHFPAFITEMCGPISPDSLLYVLGVTTASGLGAISIALIGFFNIGGTLLAGWLGNKYSRKYLLATVYLLRTLVAAAFIMAPITPETVVLFSVAMGSLWLATVPLTSGLVAHIYGLKYMGTLYGIVFFSHQLGGFLGVWLGGAMYDMYNDYTLVWWVGVGVGAVSALIHLPVKEYPWSQRGNAAMAT, from the coding sequence ATGAGCGAAGCGCAACGCCGCGACACCTCTACCGAACATGGATCCTTCGGCACCTACAACCACCTGATCAATCCGGTCCTGATTGCCGGCTGCATCATCATCCTGGTCAGCTTCGCCATCCGGGCATCGTTCGGCCTGTTCCAGTTGCCGATTGCCCTGGAGTTTGCCTGGCCCCGGGAATCCTTTTCCCTGGCGATTGCCATCCAGAACCTGTTCTGGGGCATCGGGCAGCCCATCTTTGGCGCCTTTGCCGAGCGCTTTGGCGACCGTCGGGCGATCCTGACCGGTGGCGCTGTCTATGTCGTTGGCCTGGTGCTGTCTGCGTTCGCCATTACCCCGGGCCAGCACCAGTTTCTGGAAATGCTGGTGGGTTTCGGCATTGCCGGGACCGGGTTTGGGGTCATCCTGGCCGTGGTTGGGCGTGCGGCGTCCGACAAGCATCGGTCCATGGCGTTGGGTATTGCCACGGCGGCCGGTTCGGCCGGCCAGATTGTCGGGCCGCCAGTGGCTCAGGCGCTGCTGAGCCAGATGCCCTGGCAGTCCGTGTTCATCGTGTTTGCGGGTTTCGTGGTGCTGTCTATGTTCGCCCTGGTGCTGATGCGGGCGCCGGAACGGCCCCAGTCCACCCCCAGCGACGAGCCCATGGGTGTGGTGTTCAAGCGTGCGATGAAAGACCCGACCTTCTGGTTCATCTTCATCGGCTTTTTCTCCTGCGGTTACCAATTGGCCTTCATCACCGCCCATTTCCCGGCCTTCATCACCGAGATGTGCGGCCCCATCAGTCCGGACAGTCTGCTGTACGTGCTCGGGGTAACCACCGCCTCCGGTCTGGGGGCCATCTCCATCGCGCTGATCGGCTTCTTCAACATCGGGGGCACGCTGCTGGCGGGCTGGCTGGGTAACAAGTACTCCAGGAAGTACCTTCTGGCGACGGTGTATCTGCTCCGAACGTTGGTGGCGGCGGCGTTTATCATGGCGCCGATCACGCCGGAAACGGTGGTGCTGTTCTCGGTTGCCATGGGCTCGCTCTGGCTGGCCACGGTGCCATTGACCTCCGGACTGGTCGCCCACATATACGGTCTGAAATACATGGGAACGCTCTACGGCATCGTGTTCTTCTCGCACCAGCTGGGCGGCTTCCTGGGCGTGTGGCTGGGCGGCGCCATGTACGACATGTACAACGACTACACTCTGGTTTGGTGGGTCGGCGTTGGCGTGGGCGCGGTCTCGGCACTGATCCATCTGCCGGTTAAAGAGTATCCCTGGTCACAGCGTGGCAATGCCGCCATGGCAACCTGA
- a CDS encoding copper resistance protein B, translating into MSLARICLTAGLIGPVLLPGLAVAQGMIEDTTDRKKPLKTWGVQFEEFEYRYSDDDEELGVWNGDFFYGTDDLKLRWLTKGEYAIEEQAYEGLENQFVGQIPISTFFDAKAGVRFDTPEGPDRTYAVVGVAGLAPQWFEVDANLYVSDEGDTSAELDAEYELLFTNYWILAATLDATVAFSEDREIGVGKGLVSTETGLRLSYDLIDRSFSPYLGVVHERKYGDSADFAEAEGGSTEEWFAVLGARLAF; encoded by the coding sequence ATGAGCCTTGCCCGAATCTGCCTGACTGCCGGCCTGATCGGTCCGGTGCTGCTGCCAGGTCTGGCGGTGGCGCAGGGGATGATTGAAGACACCACCGATCGGAAAAAGCCCCTGAAGACTTGGGGTGTCCAGTTTGAGGAGTTCGAGTACCGTTACAGCGATGACGACGAGGAACTGGGTGTCTGGAATGGCGATTTCTTCTACGGGACCGACGACCTCAAGCTGCGTTGGTTGACGAAAGGGGAGTACGCCATTGAAGAGCAAGCCTACGAAGGCCTGGAAAACCAGTTTGTAGGCCAGATTCCCATTTCCACTTTCTTCGACGCCAAGGCCGGCGTTCGGTTTGACACCCCCGAAGGACCGGACCGAACCTACGCGGTGGTGGGTGTGGCCGGGTTAGCGCCTCAGTGGTTCGAGGTCGACGCAAACCTCTACGTCAGCGACGAAGGTGACACCTCCGCCGAATTGGACGCGGAATACGAGCTGCTGTTTACCAACTACTGGATTTTGGCCGCGACACTGGATGCGACAGTGGCGTTCAGTGAGGACCGGGAAATTGGGGTCGGGAAGGGGCTTGTCTCCACCGAGACTGGGTTGCGACTGAGCTACGACTTGATCGACCGGTCATTCTCACCCTATCTGGGCGTCGTTCATGAACGGAAGTACGGCGACTCGGCGGACTTCGCCGAGGCCGAAGGCGGCAGCACCGAGGAGTGGTTTGCCGTGTTGGGAGCGCGATTGGCCTTCTAG
- a CDS encoding malate:quinone oxidoreductase, with translation MNVIIIGAGIMGTTFATLAKELAPELDVTILERLDHAGAGNSWVFNNAGTGHEANCELNYTPVDEEVISVEKALKIHAQFNVAKQFWAHLVETGAVQDPTTFINRTKHCTIVSESAIEELRLRFKEMSAHHFFEHMQYSEDFDEIKSWIPYLMEERPRDQKMAATVIETGTDVNFGALTEQMAKHAVEKLGVKIEYGTHVKRVHRSPTGRWLIEAQQHGRAIQHKADVLFVGAGGGAFPLLKKSHLPFRSRFSGFPVGGRFLQAPISAEQAEYYRAKTYGKAAVGAPPMSVPHLDLRVADGQHYLLFGPFASFKPVLEKGRGFLDYLRSMRLHDIPGLLNVALEHFPLVKYLVSETFKGEKSMFEELENFAPGMSKKFNWRAVEAGQRVQIIKDGDLQMGTEILVSSDKTYGTLLGASPGASVSPEVMLRCLEQMMPSIFAKEEAQQRKKEIFPEDNLETLSQDAERYRAIRDAANKTLGIA, from the coding sequence ATGAACGTAATCATCATCGGTGCGGGGATCATGGGAACCACCTTCGCCACCCTGGCGAAGGAGCTGGCCCCCGAGCTGGACGTCACCATTCTGGAGCGACTGGACCACGCCGGGGCAGGTAACTCCTGGGTGTTCAACAACGCCGGCACCGGGCACGAGGCAAACTGCGAACTCAACTACACGCCGGTGGATGAGGAGGTCATTTCCGTTGAAAAGGCCCTGAAAATCCACGCCCAGTTCAACGTGGCCAAACAGTTCTGGGCCCACCTGGTGGAAACCGGGGCGGTGCAGGATCCGACCACGTTCATCAATCGCACCAAGCACTGCACCATCGTCTCCGAGTCGGCCATCGAGGAGCTGCGCCTGCGCTTCAAGGAGATGTCGGCCCACCATTTCTTTGAGCACATGCAGTACTCCGAAGACTTCGACGAGATCAAGAGCTGGATTCCGTACCTGATGGAAGAACGGCCGCGGGACCAGAAAATGGCAGCCACAGTGATCGAGACCGGCACCGACGTGAACTTTGGTGCGCTGACCGAGCAAATGGCCAAACACGCGGTTGAGAAGCTGGGCGTGAAGATCGAGTACGGCACCCACGTGAAGCGGGTGCACCGCAGCCCGACCGGGCGCTGGCTGATCGAAGCCCAGCAACACGGCAGGGCCATTCAGCACAAAGCCGATGTTCTGTTTGTTGGCGCCGGTGGTGGCGCCTTCCCGTTGCTGAAGAAAAGCCACCTGCCATTCCGCAGCCGGTTCAGCGGCTTCCCTGTGGGCGGCCGCTTCCTGCAGGCGCCGATCAGCGCGGAACAGGCCGAGTACTACCGGGCCAAGACCTATGGCAAGGCCGCCGTGGGCGCGCCGCCCATGTCCGTTCCCCACCTGGACCTGCGGGTTGCCGATGGCCAGCATTACCTGTTGTTCGGGCCTTTTGCCTCGTTCAAACCGGTCCTCGAAAAGGGCCGAGGGTTTCTGGATTACCTCCGTTCCATGCGGCTACACGACATCCCGGGCCTGTTGAACGTGGCCCTGGAGCATTTCCCGCTGGTGAAATATCTGGTGAGCGAAACCTTCAAGGGCGAAAAGAGCATGTTCGAGGAGCTGGAGAACTTCGCTCCTGGCATGAGCAAGAAGTTCAACTGGCGTGCCGTTGAAGCGGGCCAACGGGTTCAGATCATCAAGGACGGCGATCTGCAGATGGGCACCGAAATCCTGGTGTCCAGCGACAAGACTTACGGCACGCTCCTGGGTGCATCCCCCGGTGCGTCTGTCTCGCCGGAAGTGATGCTGCGCTGCCTGGAACAGATGATGCCGTCGATCTTTGCCAAGGAAGAAGCCCAGCAGAGGAAAAAGGAAATCTTCCCCGAAGATAACCTGGAAACCCTGAGCCAGGACGCCGAGCGTTACCGGGCAATCCGCGACGCCGCGAATAAAACCCTCGGCATCGCCTGA
- a CDS encoding PLP-dependent aminotransferase family protein: protein MAEEFRYQQLENWLLQGLQGERWRLGERLPSIRSLCQDQGLSKATVQHALQRLEAQGWLEARPKAGYFVAARPANANPPTSRARIDSPRPVTVSELLLDIMGRSAAFDLLPDLAAGELPPGIEALNRAIGRALRRQRGEGHQYYDKPEGNLALREQLAIHQGRRGWQVAPDQLCVTSGCQHALFLALMATCERGDVVAVESPGFYGVLQLLQQLGLQAVEVPSSPDSGMDMDALEAVLERWQVRAVIASPAFSTPSGALMPLDNKQRLLALADRHDLVVIEDDIYADTALGPAPDPLKALDTDDRVILCGSLSKSLSRDLRVGWISGARWHARILHLKLVTQLASSRYLQQGLAEFMADGYYAAHVRRQRQQLRANRDQLLAALNGWPADVRASVPQGGLSVWVELPEHVDTLAAYPRGLEEGVVITPGPLFSVSGQFGHCLRISYAHPWTADRVRALGKLPALLL from the coding sequence TTGGCTGAAGAATTCCGTTACCAGCAGTTGGAAAACTGGCTGCTCCAGGGGCTGCAAGGCGAACGCTGGCGGCTCGGGGAGCGGCTGCCCTCCATTCGCAGCCTGTGTCAGGACCAGGGGCTGTCCAAGGCGACCGTGCAACACGCACTGCAGCGGCTCGAGGCCCAGGGATGGCTCGAAGCCCGCCCCAAGGCCGGCTATTTCGTGGCCGCCCGTCCCGCCAATGCCAATCCGCCCACCAGCCGTGCCCGGATCGATTCCCCGCGGCCGGTGACCGTCAGTGAACTGCTGCTCGACATCATGGGCCGAAGCGCTGCCTTTGACCTGTTGCCGGACCTGGCCGCGGGCGAATTGCCTCCCGGGATCGAGGCTCTGAATCGCGCCATTGGCCGGGCGCTGCGACGGCAACGGGGAGAGGGGCACCAGTATTACGACAAGCCCGAAGGCAACTTGGCGCTTCGCGAGCAGCTGGCCATCCACCAGGGCCGTCGAGGCTGGCAGGTAGCGCCGGATCAGCTGTGTGTCACATCCGGGTGCCAGCACGCGCTGTTCCTGGCATTGATGGCCACCTGTGAGCGGGGCGACGTGGTGGCGGTGGAGTCCCCCGGGTTTTACGGTGTCCTGCAGCTTTTGCAGCAGCTGGGCCTTCAGGCGGTGGAGGTGCCTTCGTCGCCGGACAGCGGCATGGACATGGACGCCCTGGAGGCCGTATTGGAGCGTTGGCAGGTGAGGGCGGTGATTGCCTCCCCCGCGTTCTCGACACCCAGCGGGGCATTGATGCCCCTGGACAACAAACAGCGCCTGCTGGCGTTGGCTGACCGCCATGACCTGGTGGTGATCGAGGACGACATCTACGCCGACACCGCCCTGGGGCCGGCGCCGGATCCCCTGAAAGCACTGGACACCGATGACCGGGTGATCCTGTGCGGCTCGCTCTCCAAGAGCCTTTCCCGGGATTTGCGGGTGGGCTGGATCTCCGGGGCTCGATGGCATGCCCGAATCCTGCATTTGAAACTGGTTACCCAGCTGGCCAGCAGCCGGTATCTGCAACAAGGCCTCGCGGAGTTCATGGCGGACGGCTACTACGCCGCCCATGTGCGACGCCAGCGCCAGCAGTTGCGGGCCAACCGGGACCAGTTGCTGGCCGCTCTGAATGGCTGGCCGGCGGACGTTCGCGCCAGTGTGCCCCAGGGCGGACTCTCGGTGTGGGTGGAACTGCCGGAGCATGTCGATACCCTGGCCGCCTACCCAAGAGGCCTGGAGGAGGGCGTGGTTATCACACCGGGGCCGCTGTTTTCGGTGTCGGGTCAGTTTGGCCACTGCCTTCGAATCAGTTACGCCCATCCCTGGACCGCAGATCGGGTCCGTGCCCTGGGCAAGTTGCCAGCGCTGCTCCTCTAA
- a CDS encoding response regulator transcription factor, whose translation MRLLLVEDDRLLADGLTGQLEKAGFSIDWTGTAREAVSFGKHDDYRAVVLDLGLPDGSGLEVLKTWRANQINVPVLILTARGDWQDKVNGLKAGADDYLAKPFQTEELIARLNAIIRRSEGRVQSLLKAGGFELDENRQSLRLPDGSEHSLTGTEFRLLRCLMSRPGQVFSKEQLMEQLYNLNDTPSDNVIEAYIRRLRKLVGPESILTRRGQGYLFNEAV comes from the coding sequence ATGCGCCTGTTATTGGTGGAAGACGATCGCTTACTTGCAGATGGGCTGACCGGTCAGCTCGAGAAGGCCGGTTTCAGCATCGACTGGACGGGGACCGCCAGAGAGGCGGTCAGTTTCGGCAAGCACGACGATTATCGTGCCGTGGTGCTGGATCTCGGCCTGCCCGATGGCAGCGGCCTGGAAGTGCTGAAAACCTGGAGGGCCAACCAGATCAACGTTCCAGTGCTGATTCTCACCGCCCGGGGCGATTGGCAGGACAAGGTCAACGGCCTGAAAGCCGGCGCGGACGACTACCTGGCCAAGCCTTTCCAGACCGAAGAACTCATCGCCCGACTCAACGCCATCATTCGCCGTAGCGAAGGCCGGGTGCAGTCCCTGTTGAAAGCCGGTGGCTTTGAACTGGACGAAAATCGCCAGAGTCTGAGGCTGCCGGATGGCTCGGAACACAGTCTGACCGGCACCGAGTTCCGTCTGCTGCGCTGCCTGATGAGTCGCCCGGGACAGGTATTCTCCAAGGAACAACTGATGGAGCAACTGTACAACCTGAACGACACGCCCAGCGACAATGTCATCGAAGCCTACATCCGTCGGCTCCGGAAACTGGTGGGACCGGAATCGATTCTGACACGGCGGGGCCAGGGGTATCTCTTTAATGAAGCTGTTTAG
- the ccoG gene encoding cytochrome c oxidase accessory protein CcoG gives MTNAIPLRNLPSHGSTNDKIYPRRFQGVFRRLRIAGGSFLFLLFFGTAWLGWNGRQAVLWDLSGKQFHIFGSTFWPQDLVLLSAILIICAFGLFFLTVAAGRVWCGYSCPQSVWMWLFLWVERVTEGDRNRRRKLDQAPLSRSKLARRAAKHSLWLAISLITAITFVGYFTPIRALVADLATLQAGGWAAFWVFFFTAATYLNAGWLREKVCVHMCPYGRFQSTMLDRDSLVISYDAARGEPRGHRKTGTSESAEGLGDCIDCQMCVQVCPTGIDIRDGLQMECIGCAACIDACDSIMEKIGAPTGLVRYTSERELSGGKLRVLRPRLLGYGGLLAVFIGVLVWAIASRPLVDLDVTRDRGLYRFNAAGEIENSYTLRILNKAQHPRLFDVWVSGVEGLRLLGGTRISAGAGERVEVPVSVSVPAAAMENPITDIKFHLQAADSDAESAEDITRFIGAAR, from the coding sequence ATGACCAACGCCATACCCCTGCGAAACCTGCCCAGCCATGGGAGCACCAACGACAAGATTTACCCCCGACGCTTCCAGGGTGTTTTCCGCCGTTTGAGGATCGCCGGCGGCAGTTTCCTGTTCCTGTTGTTTTTCGGGACGGCCTGGCTTGGCTGGAACGGGCGGCAGGCGGTGCTCTGGGACCTGTCCGGAAAGCAGTTTCATATTTTCGGCAGCACCTTTTGGCCCCAGGATCTTGTGCTGCTGTCGGCGATTTTGATCATTTGCGCTTTTGGTCTGTTCTTTCTGACGGTTGCGGCCGGACGCGTCTGGTGCGGCTACAGCTGTCCACAGAGTGTCTGGATGTGGCTGTTCCTCTGGGTTGAGCGAGTCACCGAGGGGGACCGCAATCGGCGCAGGAAGCTGGACCAGGCCCCTCTGTCCCGATCCAAACTGGCCAGGCGGGCGGCCAAGCACAGCCTCTGGCTGGCCATCAGCCTGATCACCGCCATCACCTTTGTCGGTTACTTCACGCCGATCCGGGCCCTGGTTGCCGACCTGGCCACCCTGCAAGCTGGCGGCTGGGCGGCCTTCTGGGTGTTTTTCTTCACGGCCGCCACCTACCTCAACGCCGGCTGGCTGCGGGAAAAGGTGTGCGTGCACATGTGCCCCTATGGCCGGTTCCAGTCCACCATGCTGGACCGGGATTCCCTGGTGATCAGCTACGACGCCGCCCGGGGCGAACCCCGGGGGCACCGCAAAACCGGAACCAGTGAGTCGGCCGAGGGCCTCGGGGACTGCATCGACTGCCAGATGTGCGTTCAGGTCTGCCCGACCGGCATCGATATCCGTGACGGCTTGCAGATGGAGTGCATTGGCTGCGCCGCCTGTATCGACGCTTGCGATTCCATCATGGAGAAAATCGGCGCGCCCACCGGTCTGGTTCGCTACACCAGCGAGCGGGAACTCAGCGGCGGCAAGCTCCGGGTCCTTCGGCCACGTTTGCTCGGCTATGGCGGCTTGCTCGCTGTGTTCATTGGGGTGCTGGTGTGGGCCATAGCCAGCCGTCCTCTGGTTGATCTGGACGTGACCCGGGACCGTGGCCTGTACCGCTTCAACGCGGCCGGGGAGATCGAGAACAGCTACACCCTGAGGATCCTGAACAAGGCCCAGCACCCCCGTCTCTTCGACGTCTGGGTGTCCGGTGTCGAGGGCCTGAGGTTGTTAGGTGGAACCCGGATTTCTGCCGGGGCGGGTGAACGGGTGGAGGTTCCCGTCAGTGTGTCAGTGCCCGCGGCCGCGATGGAGAATCCTATAACAGACATCAAGTTTCATCTGCAGGCAGCTGATTCTGATGCGGAAAGCGCCGAGGACATCACCCGCTTCATTGGTGCGGCCCGGTAG
- a CDS encoding cupredoxin domain-containing protein translates to MNTSKNLALAAVLSMSAPAFAAGTHGGGHGHGGANGEPGQASDVSRTITVEMHDNYYEPESIEVEPGETLRFVVQNKGNLVHEFNIGTPDMHEAHQEEMLMMVEHGVIKGGKLDHEMMNMDMGDGHSMKHDDPNSVLLEPGQSKEIVWKFSERGNIEFACNVPGHYQAGMYGDIEFK, encoded by the coding sequence ATGAACACTTCAAAAAACCTCGCGCTGGCCGCCGTTCTGTCCATGTCTGCGCCGGCCTTCGCCGCGGGCACTCACGGCGGCGGGCATGGCCATGGAGGTGCCAACGGCGAACCGGGCCAGGCGTCGGACGTGAGTCGCACCATCACTGTTGAAATGCATGACAACTATTACGAGCCGGAGTCGATTGAGGTCGAGCCCGGTGAAACTCTGCGATTTGTAGTCCAGAACAAGGGCAACCTGGTTCACGAATTCAACATTGGCACCCCCGACATGCATGAGGCGCATCAGGAGGAAATGCTGATGATGGTGGAACACGGCGTGATCAAGGGCGGCAAATTGGATCACGAGATGATGAACATGGACATGGGCGATGGCCACTCCATGAAACACGATGACCCGAACAGCGTTTTGCTTGAGCCAGGACAGAGCAAGGAAATTGTCTGGAAATTCAGTGAACGCGGCAACATCGAATTCGCTTGCAACGTTCCAGGCCACTACCAGGCCGGTATGTACGGCGACATTGAGTTCAAGTAA